The following are from one region of the Nocardioides marmotae genome:
- a CDS encoding HNH endonuclease signature motif containing protein, with product MAKDSRHHAHTVCRAVAKSRKKTRAAATAELWSMSDEDVETTLSEAEKLRAQADALALRLVAEAERRHAGERAGATDTASWWAHRTRQERRVAKGRARLAESLDRHEPTSAALVEGAISVDHARVITSCVDRLPDDLEDPTVSARAEQHLLAEAQHLDPKTLAVLAKHVLTVVAPEIGEARDARALEREEREARAGAWLTMCPDGKGSVRGKFSIPELHAAMLHKTLLAYAAPKHQAATKEADAENEQIERRPSPERMGDAFCELLEHLPADQVPKLGGLNATVVVTIDLDSLVGGLAPGVLDDGSVISAATARRLACEAGLIPAVLGSKSELLDLGRKTRLFSGAQRRGINLKQPTCTAQGCDWPAHLCHAHHDQPWSHGGKTDLANARNLCPRHHARIHDPAFETTHLPDGRVAFHRRT from the coding sequence ATGGCCAAGGACTCGAGACACCACGCACACACCGTGTGTCGTGCTGTCGCGAAGTCCCGGAAGAAGACCCGCGCAGCGGCGACCGCAGAGCTGTGGTCGATGTCGGACGAGGACGTCGAAACCACCCTCTCCGAGGCCGAGAAGCTCCGCGCGCAGGCCGATGCGCTCGCACTCCGGCTGGTCGCCGAGGCTGAGCGGCGGCATGCCGGCGAGCGAGCCGGGGCGACCGACACGGCCTCGTGGTGGGCCCACCGCACCCGGCAGGAGCGTCGGGTCGCGAAGGGCCGGGCCCGGCTCGCGGAGTCCCTCGACCGGCACGAGCCGACCTCGGCCGCGCTGGTCGAGGGCGCGATCAGCGTCGACCACGCCCGGGTGATCACCTCCTGTGTGGACCGGCTCCCCGACGACCTGGAGGACCCCACCGTCTCGGCCCGCGCCGAGCAGCACCTCCTCGCGGAGGCTCAGCACCTCGACCCCAAGACACTGGCGGTGCTCGCCAAGCACGTCCTCACCGTCGTCGCCCCCGAGATCGGCGAGGCCCGCGACGCCCGTGCCCTGGAGCGCGAGGAGCGTGAAGCCCGTGCGGGTGCGTGGCTGACCATGTGCCCCGACGGGAAGGGCTCGGTCCGCGGGAAGTTCTCCATCCCCGAGCTCCACGCCGCGATGCTCCACAAGACCCTCCTCGCGTACGCCGCACCCAAGCACCAAGCCGCCACCAAAGAGGCTGACGCCGAGAACGAGCAGATCGAGCGGCGACCCTCCCCGGAACGGATGGGGGACGCGTTCTGCGAGCTCCTCGAACACCTCCCCGCCGACCAGGTCCCCAAGCTCGGCGGCCTCAACGCCACCGTCGTCGTCACCATCGACCTCGACTCACTGGTCGGCGGGCTCGCGCCGGGAGTGCTCGACGACGGGAGCGTGATCTCCGCTGCCACCGCCCGACGGCTGGCCTGCGAAGCGGGACTGATCCCGGCCGTCCTCGGCTCGAAGTCCGAGCTGCTGGACCTCGGCCGCAAGACCCGACTGTTCTCCGGGGCTCAGCGACGCGGGATCAACCTGAAACAGCCCACCTGCACCGCCCAGGGCTGCGACTGGCCCGCCCACCTCTGCCACGCCCACCACGACCAACCCTGGTCCCACGGCGGCAAGACGGATCTCGCCAACGCGCGCAACCTCTGCCCGAGGCACCACGCCCGCATCCACGACCCCGCCTTCGAGACCACCCACCTCCCCGACGGGCGGGTCGCCTTCCACCGGCGGACATAG
- a CDS encoding transcriptional regulator, with the protein MGVGELEDRRREAVRAWTSFVEHGDAPGAVRPEILRSWGRSTAVGTDVTEAPLADEGETAGRWRDSPLQVAVERVEAELRRTAEDGDLVVAVTDPDTRILWTYGGRMMRRKAESVNFVAGGRWDDRSVGTNALDLANRLGAPAMVFSAEHYAPIVHNWVCWAAPVHDPVTGAQLGVIDLSTTWDRTHPIGLATARVMARLIETAMPRSRTHGGLLEETRDPGLVMTLLGTAETRLDGQRLLLNRRQTEILALLAMHPEGLSLEQLHALVYGDQAVTFSTLKAEVSHLRAALGGQLSSRPYRLLMPVATDVEHVLSLLRRGEVAAAVDAYRGDLLPGTNSPALHELAEYVAVALREALLADPQPDAVVRYGELAPYDVEVLETCLARLEGTAHPAVPLLKGRLAVARS; encoded by the coding sequence ATGGGCGTCGGTGAGCTGGAGGACCGCCGACGCGAGGCCGTGCGCGCGTGGACGTCGTTCGTCGAGCACGGCGACGCACCCGGCGCCGTACGGCCCGAGATCCTGCGCAGCTGGGGCCGCTCGACCGCCGTCGGCACCGACGTGACCGAGGCGCCGCTGGCCGACGAGGGGGAGACCGCCGGGCGGTGGCGCGACTCGCCCCTCCAGGTCGCGGTCGAGCGGGTCGAGGCCGAGCTGCGGCGCACCGCCGAGGACGGCGACCTCGTCGTCGCCGTCACCGACCCCGACACCCGCATCCTGTGGACCTACGGCGGCCGGATGATGCGCCGCAAGGCGGAGTCGGTGAACTTCGTGGCCGGCGGGCGCTGGGACGACCGCTCGGTCGGCACCAACGCCCTCGACCTCGCCAACCGGCTCGGGGCGCCGGCGATGGTCTTCAGCGCCGAGCACTACGCCCCGATCGTGCACAACTGGGTCTGCTGGGCCGCGCCCGTGCACGACCCGGTCACCGGCGCGCAGCTCGGCGTCATCGACCTGTCGACGACGTGGGACCGCACCCACCCGATCGGGCTGGCGACCGCGCGGGTGATGGCCCGGCTCATCGAGACCGCGATGCCGCGCTCGCGCACCCACGGCGGGCTGCTGGAGGAGACCCGCGACCCGGGCCTGGTGATGACCCTGCTCGGCACCGCCGAGACCCGGCTCGACGGGCAGCGGCTGCTGCTCAACCGGCGGCAGACCGAGATCCTCGCCCTGCTCGCGATGCACCCCGAGGGGCTCTCGCTCGAGCAGCTGCACGCGCTGGTCTACGGCGACCAGGCGGTCACCTTCTCCACCCTCAAGGCCGAGGTCTCCCACCTGCGCGCCGCCCTCGGCGGCCAGCTCTCCTCGCGGCCCTACCGGCTGCTGATGCCGGTCGCCACCGACGTCGAGCACGTGCTCTCGCTGCTGCGCCGCGGCGAGGTGGCCGCGGCGGTCGACGCCTACCGCGGCGACCTGCTGCCGGGCACCAACAGCCCCGCGCTCCACGAGCTCGCCGAGTACGTCGCCGTCGCGCTGCGCGAGGCGCTGCTCGCCGACCCGCAGCCCGATGCGGTCGTGCGGTACGGCGAGCTGGCGCCGTACGACGTCGAGGTGCTCGAGACCTGCCTGGCCCGGCTCGAAGGAACCGCCCACCCGGCCGTGCCGCTCCTCAAGGGCCGGCTGGCCGTCGCCCGCTCCTGA
- a CDS encoding (2Fe-2S)-binding protein, with product MVRINLTVDGAKVADDVEPRMLLVQYLREKLGKTGTVVGCDTSNCGACTVHLDGTSVKSCNVLAVQADGGEVTTIEGLASNGELHPVQEAFRECHGLQCGYCTPGMIMQSVDLLKENPNPSEEEIRLGLEGNLCRCTGYHNIVKAVQHAAGQTAGQAEAVQA from the coding sequence ATGGTCCGGATCAACCTCACCGTCGACGGCGCGAAGGTCGCCGACGATGTCGAGCCGCGCATGCTGCTCGTGCAGTACCTGCGCGAGAAGCTCGGCAAGACCGGCACGGTCGTCGGTTGCGACACCAGCAACTGCGGGGCGTGCACCGTGCACCTGGACGGCACGAGCGTGAAGTCGTGCAACGTCCTGGCCGTGCAGGCCGACGGCGGTGAGGTGACGACGATCGAGGGCCTGGCGAGCAACGGGGAGCTGCACCCGGTGCAGGAGGCGTTCCGCGAGTGCCACGGCCTCCAGTGCGGCTACTGCACGCCGGGGATGATCATGCAGAGCGTCGACCTGCTCAAGGAGAACCCGAACCCCTCCGAGGAGGAGATCCGGCTCGGCCTCGAGGGCAACCTGTGCCGCTGCACCGGCTACCACAACATCGTCAAGGCCGTGCAGCACGCGGCCGGCCAGACCGCCGGCCAGGCCGAGGCGGTGCAGGCATGA
- a CDS encoding alpha/beta hydrolase, translated as MTSRLLPLAPITFGAAAVGAVLGRARAVRDVPRAMRTPMLWAPIAIANPALLSVARRVYGRATPPVDGVEVTVHDLPDGASVRVHVPTSGRPTPSGALVWIHGGGTIMGTAAQDDRLCSELARDVGLVVANVDYRIAPEHPFPAALDDCAAALAWLREHAADLGVDVSRVAVGGASAGGLLAASLAQQATDEGVPVALQLLVYPMLDDRTVLRSEHGGRGRFMWTPPSNRFAWTSYLGHEPTTDGEDRPYAVPARRTDLAGLPPAWIGVGDLDLFHDEDLEYAARLRAAGVDCDVHVEPGMYHAADVDHADTTPGTARFRAAARAALRRAVGSD; from the coding sequence GTGACCTCGCGCCTGCTGCCGCTCGCCCCCATCACCTTCGGCGCCGCCGCCGTCGGTGCCGTCCTGGGCCGCGCCCGGGCGGTCCGCGACGTGCCGCGCGCCATGCGGACCCCCATGCTCTGGGCGCCGATCGCGATCGCGAACCCGGCCCTCCTGTCGGTGGCTCGCCGCGTCTACGGCCGGGCGACCCCGCCGGTCGACGGGGTCGAGGTCACCGTCCACGACCTGCCGGACGGCGCCTCGGTGCGGGTCCACGTGCCGACGAGCGGCCGTCCCACCCCGAGCGGCGCGCTCGTCTGGATCCACGGCGGCGGCACGATCATGGGCACCGCGGCGCAGGACGACCGGCTGTGCAGCGAGCTCGCGCGCGACGTCGGTCTCGTCGTCGCGAACGTCGACTACCGGATCGCCCCCGAGCATCCCTTCCCCGCGGCGCTGGACGACTGCGCCGCCGCGCTGGCCTGGCTGCGCGAGCACGCCGCCGACCTCGGCGTCGACGTCTCGCGGGTCGCCGTCGGGGGCGCCAGCGCCGGTGGCCTCCTGGCTGCTTCCCTGGCGCAGCAGGCGACCGACGAGGGCGTGCCGGTCGCCCTCCAGCTGCTCGTCTACCCGATGCTCGACGACCGCACCGTGCTCCGCTCCGAGCACGGCGGCCGCGGCCGGTTCATGTGGACGCCGCCGTCGAACCGGTTCGCCTGGACCTCCTACCTCGGCCACGAGCCCACCACCGACGGCGAGGACCGGCCGTACGCCGTCCCCGCTCGCCGCACCGACCTCGCCGGCCTGCCGCCCGCCTGGATCGGCGTCGGCGACCTCGACCTGTTCCACGACGAGGACCTCGAGTACGCCGCCCGCCTCCGCGCCGCCGGCGTCGACTGCGACGTCCACGTCGAGCCGGGGATGTACCACGCCGCCGACGTCGACCACGCCGACACGACCCCCGGCACCGCCCGCTTCCGCGCCGCCGCCCGGGCCGCGCTGCGTCGGGCGGTCGGCTCGGACTGA
- a CDS encoding alpha/beta hydrolase family protein: MRRLVALALATALSVPLAACSDEPVHDPAGGPTETTPPASPVPSSADPSATPSGDPSASGSADPQALPPVRHRVSLPALMREDVRAGRLRRTEPLASTARWRSWTATYTVDGATVSGELLVPRGRGPFPAVVLNHGYIDPAIYTLGRGLSREQEWLAAAGFVVLHTDYRGHAGSDPVGDVDRESRLAYTRDAIGAVKALEQEPYVDDDRLAMLGRSMGGGVTLNALVAEPGLVDAAVVFASVSSRFVDNIRQFTEPNRPEELARYYDRFGTPEESPRFYRDLSSRTFFDRVTEPVLMLHGSADDTCPVAWSRQTHGLLREAGADAELEVYAGEGHAFGPRFADSMRRTLEFLRVHLRL; this comes from the coding sequence GTGAGGCGGCTCGTCGCGCTCGCGCTGGCCACCGCGCTGTCGGTGCCGCTCGCGGCGTGCAGCGACGAGCCGGTGCACGACCCCGCCGGCGGACCCACCGAGACCACCCCGCCGGCCAGCCCGGTGCCGTCCTCGGCCGACCCGTCGGCCACCCCGTCGGGGGACCCGTCCGCCTCGGGGAGCGCGGACCCGCAGGCGCTGCCGCCGGTGCGCCACCGGGTCTCCCTGCCCGCGCTGATGCGCGAGGACGTGCGGGCCGGGCGGCTGCGGCGCACCGAGCCGCTGGCGAGCACCGCCCGCTGGCGCAGCTGGACGGCGACGTACACCGTCGACGGCGCGACCGTCTCCGGCGAGCTGCTCGTGCCGCGCGGGCGCGGGCCGTTCCCGGCGGTGGTGCTCAACCACGGCTACATCGACCCGGCGATCTACACCCTCGGGCGCGGGCTGTCGCGGGAGCAGGAGTGGCTGGCCGCGGCCGGCTTCGTCGTGCTGCACACCGACTACCGCGGCCACGCCGGCTCCGACCCGGTCGGCGACGTCGACCGCGAGAGCCGGCTCGCCTACACCCGCGACGCGATCGGGGCGGTCAAGGCGCTCGAGCAGGAGCCGTACGTCGACGACGACCGGCTCGCGATGCTCGGCCGCTCGATGGGCGGCGGGGTCACCCTCAACGCGCTGGTCGCCGAGCCGGGGCTGGTCGACGCCGCGGTCGTCTTCGCCTCGGTCAGCTCGCGCTTCGTCGACAACATCCGGCAGTTCACCGAGCCGAACCGGCCCGAGGAGCTGGCCCGCTACTACGACCGCTTCGGCACCCCGGAGGAGAGCCCGCGCTTCTACCGCGACCTGTCCTCGCGCACCTTCTTCGACCGGGTCACCGAGCCGGTGCTCATGCTGCACGGCTCCGCCGACGACACCTGCCCGGTCGCGTGGTCGCGACAGACCCACGGGCTGCTGCGCGAGGCGGGCGCCGACGCGGAGCTGGAGGTCTACGCGGGGGAGGGGCACGCCTTCGGGCCGCGGTTCGCCGACTCGATGCGCCGGACCTTGGAGTTCCTGAGAGTTCACCTGCGACTGTGA
- a CDS encoding XdhC family protein: MREVLPELMAWWEAGEEVGVGTVVATFRSAPRPPGASMLVGPDGTAVGSVSGGCVEGAVYDLAQTVVESGAPVLERYGVSDDDAFAVGLTCGGILDVYVEKVSRTTFPELAEVAADLEAGRPVAVATVIEHPDPDRVGRRVLLRPDAPAGSSSGSSSGSSSGSSLGSPRADDAVRDDALGLLAAGTSGVLTYGPDGERRGEGMRVFVWAFAPKPRMLVFGAIDFAAAVARVGAFLGYHVTVCDARPVFATATRFPHADEVVVDWPHRYLRAEQQAGRIDGRTVVTVLTHDPKFDVPLLEVALRLPEVAYIGAMGSRRTHDDRMERLREAGVTETELARLRSPIGLDLGARTPEETAVSIAAEIIAGRWGGSGEPLARTEGRIHR, encoded by the coding sequence GTGCGTGAGGTCCTGCCCGAGCTGATGGCGTGGTGGGAGGCCGGCGAGGAGGTCGGCGTCGGCACCGTCGTCGCCACCTTCCGCTCCGCACCCCGCCCACCGGGCGCATCGATGCTGGTCGGCCCGGACGGCACGGCCGTCGGGTCGGTCTCCGGCGGCTGCGTGGAGGGCGCGGTCTACGACCTCGCCCAGACCGTCGTGGAGTCCGGCGCACCGGTGCTGGAGCGCTACGGCGTCTCCGACGACGACGCGTTCGCCGTCGGGCTGACCTGCGGCGGGATCCTCGACGTGTACGTCGAGAAGGTCTCGCGCACGACCTTCCCCGAGCTGGCCGAGGTCGCCGCGGACCTCGAGGCGGGCCGGCCGGTCGCCGTCGCCACCGTCATCGAGCACCCCGACCCCGACCGGGTCGGCCGGCGGGTGCTGCTGCGGCCCGACGCGCCGGCGGGCTCGTCGTCGGGCTCGTCGTCGGGCTCGTCGTCGGGCTCGTCGTTGGGCTCGCCCCGCGCCGACGACGCGGTCCGCGACGACGCGCTGGGCCTGCTCGCCGCCGGCACGAGCGGGGTGCTGACCTACGGGCCCGACGGCGAGCGGCGCGGGGAGGGGATGCGCGTCTTCGTGTGGGCCTTCGCCCCGAAGCCGCGGATGCTCGTCTTCGGCGCCATCGACTTCGCCGCCGCGGTCGCCCGGGTGGGGGCGTTCCTCGGCTACCACGTGACCGTGTGCGACGCCCGGCCCGTCTTCGCCACCGCGACCCGCTTCCCCCACGCCGACGAGGTGGTCGTGGACTGGCCGCACCGCTACCTCCGCGCCGAGCAGCAGGCCGGCCGGATCGACGGCCGGACGGTCGTCACGGTGCTGACCCACGACCCGAAGTTCGACGTCCCGTTGCTGGAGGTGGCGCTGCGGCTGCCCGAGGTCGCCTACATCGGGGCGATGGGCTCGCGGCGCACCCACGACGACCGGATGGAGCGGCTGCGCGAGGCCGGCGTGACCGAGACCGAGCTGGCCCGCCTGCGCAGCCCGATCGGGCTCGACCTCGGCGCCCGGACGCCGGAGGAGACCGCGGTCAGCATCGCCGCCGAGATCATCGCCGGGCGCTGGGGCGGGTCCGGGGAGCCGCTCGCGCGGACCGAGGGGCGCATCCACCGGTGA
- a CDS encoding xanthine dehydrogenase family protein molybdopterin-binding subunit, protein MTATEARPEAEAEAPDREIGKERRRKEDQRLITGRTRWTDNIQLPGMLHLAMVRSPFAHARITSIDTAEAKQSPNVVDVVSGQDLAETQGVLINAWPITPDQKTPTHLPVAIDRVAFAGEIVAVVVARSAAEARDAAELVDVEYDELPAALDLKEAAAADADNGGALAHPDLGTNKSAYWVFDSAEAGTGGNVDEAIAQARANGGIVLEREYRQQRLIPAFMEPRSTVVDPTGEQLTVWSATQIPHILRYALAATTGIPESKLRVIAPDVGGGFGGKLQTTPEEWVTVALARRTGKPVKYTETRSESLMAGHHGRDQWQKLTLAADREGNVTGLKVELLADLGAYVSLVGGGVPVLGAFMFNAIYKFPAYHFAVQTVLTNKTWTDAYRGAGRPEATFAIERLMTELAAEVGVDPLEIRERNWIKHEEFPFTTVAGLEYDSGNYEAATARAKEMFGYDELRAEQRRRRESGDPVQLGIGVSTFTEMCGLAPSRVLGQLDYGAGGWEHASVRMLATGKVEVVTGASAHGQGHETAFSQIVADRLGVPFEDVEVLHGDTQISHKGLDTYGSRSLVVGGEALVKATDKVVEKARVVAAHMLEASADDLEFSGGRFAVRGTLQGVAIQEIAGAVFAAHDLPDGMEPSLDSDATYDPVNFNYPHGTHLCAMEVDTETGALRMRKYVCVDDIGNVINPLIVSGQVHGGLVQGIAQALWEEAVYDDAGTLVSGSFVDYLLPTAADTISFEVDHTTTPSLTNTLGTKGVGEAGTIASTPAVVNAVVDAVRHLGIDDIRMPCTPERVWRAIQDAGTGAEPTTGAAAPHFDASTGMEGTTDRTAGAQDGAQQ, encoded by the coding sequence ATGACCGCCACCGAGGCCCGCCCGGAGGCCGAGGCGGAGGCTCCCGACCGCGAGATCGGCAAGGAGCGGCGCCGCAAGGAGGACCAGCGGCTGATCACCGGCCGCACCCGCTGGACCGACAACATCCAGCTCCCCGGCATGCTCCACCTCGCGATGGTGCGCAGCCCCTTCGCCCACGCCCGGATCACGAGCATCGACACCGCCGAGGCCAAGCAGAGCCCGAACGTCGTCGACGTCGTGAGCGGCCAGGACCTCGCCGAGACCCAGGGCGTGCTCATCAACGCCTGGCCGATCACGCCGGACCAGAAGACCCCGACCCACCTCCCGGTCGCGATCGACCGGGTCGCCTTCGCCGGGGAGATCGTCGCCGTCGTGGTCGCCCGCAGCGCTGCGGAGGCGCGCGACGCCGCCGAGCTCGTCGACGTGGAGTACGACGAGCTGCCGGCCGCCCTGGACCTCAAGGAGGCCGCGGCCGCCGATGCCGACAACGGCGGGGCGCTCGCCCACCCCGACCTCGGCACCAACAAGTCGGCGTACTGGGTCTTCGACTCCGCCGAGGCCGGCACCGGCGGCAACGTCGACGAGGCGATCGCCCAGGCCCGGGCGAACGGCGGGATCGTGCTGGAGCGGGAGTACCGCCAGCAGCGCCTCATCCCCGCCTTCATGGAGCCCCGCTCGACCGTCGTGGACCCCACCGGCGAGCAGCTGACGGTGTGGTCGGCGACCCAGATCCCGCACATCCTGCGCTACGCGTTGGCCGCGACGACCGGCATCCCGGAGTCCAAGCTGCGCGTGATCGCCCCGGACGTCGGCGGCGGCTTCGGCGGCAAGCTGCAGACCACCCCCGAGGAGTGGGTCACCGTCGCCCTGGCCCGCCGCACCGGCAAGCCGGTGAAGTACACCGAGACCCGCAGCGAGTCGCTGATGGCCGGCCACCACGGCCGCGACCAGTGGCAGAAGCTCACCCTCGCCGCCGACCGGGAGGGCAACGTCACCGGCCTCAAGGTCGAGCTCCTGGCCGACCTCGGCGCCTACGTCTCGCTCGTCGGCGGCGGCGTGCCGGTGCTGGGCGCCTTCATGTTCAACGCGATCTACAAGTTCCCCGCCTACCACTTCGCGGTGCAGACGGTCCTGACCAACAAGACCTGGACCGACGCCTACCGCGGCGCCGGCCGGCCGGAGGCGACGTTCGCGATCGAGCGGCTGATGACCGAGCTCGCGGCCGAGGTCGGGGTCGACCCGCTGGAGATCCGCGAGCGCAACTGGATCAAGCACGAGGAGTTCCCGTTCACCACGGTGGCGGGCCTGGAGTACGACTCGGGCAACTACGAGGCCGCCACGGCGCGCGCCAAGGAGATGTTCGGGTACGACGAGCTGCGGGCCGAGCAGCGCCGCCGTCGCGAGTCCGGCGACCCGGTCCAGCTCGGCATCGGCGTCTCGACCTTCACCGAGATGTGCGGGCTGGCGCCGAGCCGCGTGCTCGGCCAGCTCGACTACGGCGCGGGTGGCTGGGAGCACGCGAGCGTGCGGATGCTGGCCACCGGCAAGGTCGAGGTCGTCACCGGCGCGAGCGCCCACGGCCAGGGCCACGAGACGGCGTTCAGCCAGATCGTCGCCGACCGGCTCGGGGTGCCCTTCGAGGACGTCGAGGTGCTGCACGGCGACACCCAGATCTCCCACAAGGGCCTGGACACCTACGGCTCGCGCTCGCTGGTCGTCGGCGGCGAGGCGTTGGTCAAGGCCACCGACAAGGTCGTGGAGAAGGCCCGGGTGGTCGCCGCGCACATGCTCGAGGCCTCGGCCGACGACCTGGAGTTCAGCGGTGGCCGGTTCGCGGTCCGCGGCACCCTCCAGGGCGTCGCCATCCAGGAGATCGCCGGTGCGGTCTTCGCCGCGCACGACCTGCCCGACGGGATGGAGCCCTCGCTCGACTCCGACGCGACGTACGACCCGGTGAACTTCAACTACCCGCACGGCACCCACCTGTGCGCGATGGAGGTCGACACCGAGACCGGCGCGCTGAGGATGCGCAAGTACGTGTGCGTCGACGACATCGGCAACGTCATCAACCCGCTCATCGTCTCCGGGCAGGTCCACGGCGGCCTGGTCCAGGGCATCGCGCAGGCGCTGTGGGAGGAGGCGGTGTACGACGACGCCGGGACGCTGGTCTCCGGCTCCTTCGTCGACTACCTGCTGCCCACCGCGGCGGACACGATCAGCTTCGAGGTCGACCACACCACGACCCCGTCGCTGACCAACACCTTGGGCACCAAGGGCGTCGGGGAGGCCGGCACGATCGCCTCGACCCCCGCGGTCGTCAACGCCGTCGTCGACGCGGTGCGTCACCTCGGCATCGACGACATCCGGATGCCGTGCACGCCCGAACGGGTCTGGCGCGCCATCCAGGACGCCGGCACCGGCGCCGAGCCGACCACCGGCGCGGCGGCTCCGCACTTCGACGCATCCACCGGCATGGAGGGCACCACCGACCGCACGGCCGGCGCCCAGGACGGAGCCCAGCAGTGA